One genomic region from Actinocatenispora thailandica encodes:
- a CDS encoding AAA family ATPase, with protein MTRATSSLTLTASLRPAALDGRRGIVRLHPEVLAALGLSAGAPVLLTGRRASAGLALPAEPDASRALLYADDLTLGNLGVRDGAEVTVAPAPVTAARTVQVAGPAQTVALLSPEMLRLALLGKVVTAGDNVSLLPQDVAPAAGGRTARQWVAAGAVTPPVEATKRSLSNSLGMGWVSLLLTVTDTGSTGPGVVTMDTVVRWQDGPATRSSATPAPTHQSTVDSAATVDQEPVEVADLAGLRPQAQELTELLDLGFHHGEILAKLGTTASLGVLVTGQAGSGKSTLVRAVADEVAATVVTVWAPEVAALANDPAAARLADAVVRARDAAPAVLLVSDVDALAPREAPGPLGTVFRRTVRAALDAGVAVVCTTSRPEDVDPQLRGPELLGHEIAVPLPDAPERRELLAVLTREVKLAEDVRLDDVVARTPGFVAADLLALVREAGVRAAVRHRNAEATAAGRTDTESPAEPAIAAADFDAALEVVRPTAMTESTVDVSGVTLDDVGDMTEVKQTLTEAVLWPLTYPDTFDRLGIDPPRGVLLYGPPGCGKTFLVRAIAGQGKANVLSVKGAELLSKWVGDSERAVRELFRRARDASPSLVFLDEIDALAPVRGQATDGGTTDRVVASLLTELDGVESLRNVVIVGATNRPDLVDPALLRPGRLERLVYVPPPDTEARAAILASAARKVPLAPDVDLPSLAADLDGFSSADCAALVREAALAAMRESLTATEVTAANVAAARDRVRPSLDPDQVSWLATYAKTHNAG; from the coding sequence GTGACCAGAGCGACCAGCTCCCTGACCCTGACCGCGAGCCTGCGGCCGGCCGCGCTGGACGGCCGGCGCGGCATCGTCCGGCTGCATCCGGAGGTGCTCGCCGCGCTCGGGCTGTCCGCCGGCGCGCCGGTGCTGCTGACCGGCCGGCGCGCCTCGGCCGGGCTCGCGCTGCCGGCCGAGCCGGACGCCAGCCGCGCCCTGCTGTACGCCGACGATCTCACTCTCGGCAACCTCGGGGTACGGGACGGCGCCGAAGTCACGGTGGCTCCCGCCCCCGTCACCGCCGCCCGCACGGTGCAGGTGGCGGGCCCGGCGCAGACGGTCGCCCTGCTGTCGCCGGAGATGCTGCGGCTGGCCCTGCTCGGCAAGGTGGTCACCGCGGGTGACAACGTGTCGCTGCTGCCGCAGGACGTGGCGCCGGCCGCGGGCGGCCGGACGGCCCGGCAGTGGGTGGCCGCCGGGGCGGTGACCCCGCCGGTCGAGGCGACCAAGCGGAGCCTGTCCAACAGCCTCGGGATGGGCTGGGTGTCGCTGCTGCTGACGGTGACCGACACCGGCTCGACCGGCCCCGGCGTGGTCACCATGGACACCGTGGTGCGCTGGCAGGACGGGCCGGCGACCCGGTCCAGCGCGACCCCGGCGCCGACCCATCAATCCACAGTGGACAGCGCAGCGACGGTGGACCAGGAGCCGGTCGAGGTGGCCGACCTGGCCGGGCTGCGGCCCCAGGCGCAGGAGCTGACCGAACTGCTCGACCTCGGCTTCCACCACGGCGAGATCCTGGCCAAGCTGGGCACCACGGCAAGCCTCGGGGTGCTCGTCACCGGCCAGGCCGGTTCCGGCAAGTCCACCCTGGTCCGGGCGGTCGCCGACGAGGTGGCGGCCACCGTGGTCACCGTCTGGGCGCCGGAGGTCGCCGCACTCGCCAACGACCCGGCCGCGGCCCGCCTCGCCGACGCCGTGGTACGCGCCCGCGACGCCGCCCCCGCCGTCCTGCTGGTGTCCGACGTGGACGCGCTCGCGCCGCGCGAGGCGCCCGGCCCGCTCGGCACCGTGTTCCGCCGTACCGTGCGGGCCGCGCTGGACGCCGGCGTCGCGGTCGTGTGCACCACCAGCCGACCCGAGGACGTGGACCCGCAACTGCGCGGCCCCGAACTGCTCGGGCACGAGATCGCAGTACCGCTGCCGGACGCGCCGGAGCGGCGCGAGCTGCTCGCCGTGCTGACCCGCGAGGTCAAGCTCGCCGAGGACGTGCGGCTCGACGACGTGGTCGCCCGTACCCCCGGGTTCGTCGCGGCCGACCTGCTCGCGCTGGTCCGGGAGGCCGGGGTGCGCGCCGCGGTCCGGCACCGGAACGCCGAAGCGACCGCCGCCGGGCGTACCGACACCGAGTCGCCGGCCGAGCCGGCCATCGCCGCGGCCGACTTCGACGCGGCGCTGGAGGTGGTCCGGCCGACCGCGATGACGGAGTCCACTGTGGACGTTTCCGGGGTGACGCTGGACGACGTCGGGGACATGACGGAGGTCAAACAGACCCTGACCGAGGCCGTACTGTGGCCGCTCACCTACCCGGACACCTTCGACCGGCTGGGCATCGACCCGCCGCGCGGCGTGCTGCTCTACGGCCCACCCGGCTGCGGCAAGACGTTCCTGGTGCGCGCGATCGCCGGCCAGGGCAAGGCGAACGTACTGTCGGTCAAGGGCGCCGAACTGCTGTCCAAGTGGGTCGGCGACTCCGAACGCGCGGTGCGCGAGCTGTTCCGCCGGGCCCGCGACGCGTCCCCGTCGCTGGTGTTCCTGGACGAGATCGACGCACTGGCGCCGGTCCGCGGCCAGGCCACCGACGGCGGTACCACCGACCGGGTGGTCGCCTCGCTGCTCACCGAGCTGGACGGGGTCGAGTCGCTGCGCAACGTCGTGATCGTCGGCGCCACCAACCGCCCCGACCTGGTCGACCCGGCGCTGCTGCGGCCCGGCCGGCTGGAACGGCTGGTGTACGTGCCGCCGCCGGACACCGAGGCCCGTGCCGCGATCCTCGCCTCCGCCGCCCGGAAGGTACCGCTGGCGCCCGACGTCGACCTGCCGTCACTCGCCGCCGACCTGGACGGCTTCTCCTCCGCCGACTGTGCCGCCCTGGTACGGGAGGCGGCGCTCGCCGCGATGCGCGAGTCGCTGACCGCCACCGAGGTCACCGCCGCCAACGTGGCCGCCGCCCGGGACCGGGTCCGCCCCTCGCTCGACCCCGACCAGGTCTCCTGGCTCGCCACCTACGCCAAGACCCACAACGCCGGCTGA
- a CDS encoding macro domain-containing protein — protein sequence MTITVARGDLLTADVEALVNPVNTVGVMGKGLALAFRQAFPEMYRDYRQAAQEGRLAVGRMHVWAIGAGTGPRYVINFPTKRHWRSVSRLSDIEAGLTDLVTTTDRLGLRSLAVPALGCGHGASDRPGESLRMR from the coding sequence ATGACGATCACCGTGGCGCGCGGCGACCTGTTGACCGCGGACGTCGAGGCGCTGGTCAACCCCGTCAACACGGTCGGCGTCATGGGCAAGGGCCTGGCACTCGCTTTCCGGCAGGCGTTCCCGGAGATGTACCGCGACTACCGGCAGGCCGCGCAGGAAGGCCGGCTCGCGGTGGGCCGGATGCACGTGTGGGCGATCGGCGCCGGCACCGGCCCGCGGTACGTGATCAACTTTCCGACCAAACGGCACTGGCGCTCGGTGTCCCGACTGTCCGACATCGAGGCGGGCCTGACCGACCTGGTCACCACGACCGACCGGCTCGGTCTGCGCTCGCTCGCCGTGCCGGCCCTCGGCTGCGGCCATGGCGCCTCCGACCGGCCAGGCGAATCACTACGAATGCGATGA
- a CDS encoding DUF397 domain-containing protein → MLVPDLTSTSWRKSSRSSGGADNCVEVAAGTTWRKSSRSTGANACVEVADGAGWAAVRDSKDPAGPVLVVSPAAFGAFVRDVTAGGRR, encoded by the coding sequence ATGCTCGTGCCAGATCTGACCAGTACCTCTTGGCGGAAGTCCAGCCGCAGCTCCGGCGGCGCCGACAACTGCGTCGAGGTCGCTGCTGGCACAACCTGGCGGAAGTCCAGTAGGTCGACCGGGGCGAACGCCTGCGTCGAGGTGGCGGACGGGGCGGGGTGGGCCGCGGTACGGGACTCGAAGGATCCGGCGGGGCCGGTCCTGGTGGTGTCGCCGGCCGCGTTCGGCGCGTTCGTCCGCGACGTGACAGCCGGCGGGCGCCGGTAA
- a CDS encoding VOC family protein yields MRYLVDDVDAAIAFYCGWLGFREVMHPAPPFAMLIRGDLRFLLVAPVTTDQAGGGSRPMADGTVQTPGGWNRIVLEVDDLDAEVARLRAASVPFRAGPVTGIGGRQALVQDPAGNLVELFQPSIPEAHESAAGR; encoded by the coding sequence GTGCGGTACCTGGTGGACGACGTCGACGCGGCGATCGCCTTCTACTGCGGGTGGCTCGGCTTCCGCGAGGTGATGCATCCGGCGCCGCCGTTCGCGATGCTGATCCGCGGCGATCTGCGCTTCCTGCTCGTCGCACCGGTCACCACGGACCAGGCGGGCGGCGGCTCGCGCCCGATGGCCGACGGCACGGTCCAGACGCCGGGCGGCTGGAACCGCATCGTGCTGGAGGTCGACGACCTGGATGCGGAAGTCGCCCGGCTGCGAGCCGCCAGCGTACCGTTCCGGGCCGGCCCGGTTACCGGCATCGGCGGCCGGCAGGCGCTCGTCCAGGACCCCGCCGGCAACCTCGTCGAACTCTTCCAGCCCAGCATCCCCGAAGCCCACGAGTCCGCGGCCGGACGCTGA
- a CDS encoding NUDIX domain-containing protein, whose translation MPGERFRMVVAVYGLLRDGDRLLLMRRAGSGYHDGELCVPAGHVDGNEDVASALARELREELTIAVDPDACRLALVAHRAPETAGDHEYLDLFFEVPRWDGTPAIGEPAKCAELCWVDAADPPADTVAYVTAALHEVAAGTPLLRYGWAIG comes from the coding sequence GTGCCAGGAGAACGGTTCCGGATGGTGGTGGCGGTCTACGGGCTGCTGCGGGACGGCGATCGGTTGCTGCTGATGCGGCGGGCCGGGTCCGGCTACCACGACGGCGAGCTGTGCGTGCCGGCCGGGCACGTCGACGGCAACGAGGACGTGGCCAGCGCGCTGGCCCGCGAGCTGCGCGAGGAGCTGACGATCGCGGTCGACCCCGACGCGTGCCGGCTGGCCCTGGTCGCGCACCGCGCGCCGGAGACCGCCGGCGACCACGAGTACCTCGACCTGTTCTTCGAGGTACCGCGCTGGGACGGCACCCCGGCGATCGGCGAGCCGGCCAAGTGCGCCGAGCTGTGCTGGGTCGACGCGGCCGACCCGCCGGCCGACACCGTCGCCTACGTCACCGCCGCGCTGCACGAGGTCGCCGCCGGCACCCCGCTGCTCCGGTACGGCTGGGCGATCGGCTGA
- a CDS encoding helix-turn-helix domain-containing protein — MSVVTSEGVQRRVMRIRFGLQMRRLREAAGLQSKDAAKALRVNPSRLSRFERGAASLKAAEVDVLLKLYETPDDHAERLRALGDEARRRGFRLDVPDWAETYIALEAVADEVKIYNGELVPGLLQTEDYAHALLRTSPKTVPPGSVDDAVATRLGRQERVNDPSFKIWIMLGEAVLHRAVGGADVIREQLLHLHTLNKQENVCIQLIPYEAGGHAALGTSFAMFRMIDLAATFAYVEWLTDSVYIDQPEDIEVYGYVCNKLMASGTDKPTTQRMLMRRIRDLS, encoded by the coding sequence ATGTCGGTCGTGACGTCGGAAGGCGTTCAACGTCGGGTCATGCGGATCCGGTTCGGTCTCCAGATGCGACGGTTGCGGGAGGCCGCCGGACTCCAGTCGAAGGACGCGGCGAAAGCGTTGCGCGTCAATCCATCCCGGCTCTCCCGGTTCGAACGCGGCGCCGCGAGCCTCAAGGCCGCCGAGGTCGACGTGCTGCTCAAGCTGTACGAGACGCCGGACGACCACGCGGAACGGCTGCGCGCCCTGGGCGACGAGGCCCGGCGCCGCGGTTTCAGACTCGACGTCCCCGACTGGGCGGAGACCTACATCGCCCTCGAAGCCGTCGCCGACGAAGTCAAGATCTACAACGGGGAGCTTGTTCCCGGTCTGCTGCAGACGGAGGATTACGCACACGCGCTGCTCCGAACATCTCCCAAAACAGTTCCGCCAGGCTCAGTCGACGACGCCGTCGCGACTCGGCTGGGTCGACAGGAGCGCGTGAACGACCCCTCGTTCAAGATCTGGATCATGCTCGGCGAAGCCGTCTTGCATCGCGCGGTGGGTGGTGCCGACGTGATTCGCGAACAGTTGCTGCATCTACACACGCTGAACAAGCAAGAGAACGTCTGCATCCAGCTCATCCCGTACGAGGCGGGTGGTCATGCGGCTCTCGGCACCTCCTTCGCGATGTTCCGCATGATCGACCTCGCGGCCACATTCGCTTACGTCGAGTGGCTGACGGACTCGGTGTACATCGACCAGCCCGAGGACATCGAAGTCTACGGATACGTCTGCAATAAGCTGATGGCGTCCGGAACCGACAAGCCGACGACGCAACGGATGCTCATGAGACGCATTCGCGACCTCAGCTAG
- a CDS encoding glycoside hydrolase family 3 N-terminal domain-containing protein: protein MSVTRRSLLTAAGLAAAGPVLLSRSRPARAASSQVLAGQRVIHSYSGLTPPDSLLATISSGGTAGVLFFGGNISSESQIASVISRLRDAAAESPIDAPLLLLTDQEGGQVRRLPGAPNESEKQIGASSDPTGAARDAGTGAGRNLAGVGMNLNLAPVLGVYRSAGDFLDEYGRSYSMDAGVCDDCGGAFVGAQQATGVAATAKHFPGLGAATSRQNTDSRPVTLNVSASTLRSVDEAAYAASLSAGVKLVMCSWAVYPSLDASRPAGLSSTIVGGELRGRLGFGGVTVTDSIGAGALSSYGSVGNRSVLAAGAGMDLILCTSENAGDSAADALSAALDDGTLDHDTFVAAADRVTALRHTLT, encoded by the coding sequence ATGTCCGTCACCCGACGTTCGCTGCTCACCGCCGCGGGGCTGGCCGCCGCCGGCCCGGTACTACTGTCCAGGTCCCGGCCGGCACGGGCCGCCAGCTCCCAGGTCCTCGCCGGCCAGCGCGTCATCCACTCGTACTCCGGGCTCACCCCGCCCGACTCGCTGCTGGCCACGATCAGCTCCGGCGGTACCGCCGGGGTGCTCTTCTTCGGCGGCAACATCTCCTCCGAGTCCCAGATCGCGTCGGTGATCAGCCGGCTGCGCGACGCCGCGGCCGAGAGCCCGATCGACGCCCCGCTGCTGCTGCTCACCGACCAGGAGGGCGGTCAGGTCCGCCGGCTGCCCGGCGCGCCGAACGAGTCGGAGAAGCAGATCGGGGCGTCCAGCGACCCGACCGGCGCGGCGCGCGACGCGGGTACCGGCGCCGGGCGCAACCTGGCCGGCGTCGGGATGAACCTCAACCTGGCCCCGGTGCTCGGCGTGTACCGGTCGGCCGGCGACTTCCTGGACGAGTACGGCCGGTCGTACAGCATGGACGCCGGCGTCTGCGACGACTGCGGCGGCGCGTTCGTCGGTGCCCAGCAGGCGACCGGGGTGGCTGCGACCGCCAAGCACTTCCCGGGCCTCGGCGCGGCGACCTCCCGGCAGAACACCGACAGCAGGCCGGTCACGCTGAACGTCTCGGCCAGCACGCTGCGGTCGGTGGACGAAGCGGCGTACGCGGCGTCGCTCTCCGCCGGCGTCAAGCTGGTGATGTGTTCCTGGGCGGTCTATCCGAGCCTGGACGCGTCCCGCCCGGCCGGGCTGTCCAGCACGATCGTCGGCGGCGAGCTGCGCGGCCGGCTCGGCTTCGGCGGCGTCACCGTCACCGACTCGATCGGCGCCGGAGCCCTGTCGTCGTACGGTTCCGTCGGCAACCGTTCGGTGTTGGCGGCCGGCGCCGGGATGGATCTCATCCTGTGCACCAGCGAGAATGCCGGCGACTCAGCCGCCGACGCGTTGAGCGCCGCGCTGGACGACGGCACCCTCGACCACGACACGTTCGTCGCCGCCGCAGACCGCGTCACCGCCCTGCGCCACACCCTGACCTGA
- a CDS encoding zinc ribbon domain-containing protein: MTMPSQPAALTCPLCGNREFQTEAGRLDSKWGVTSHKMVLKICTRCRYILHFYDKHSIFDFD, translated from the coding sequence ATGACGATGCCTTCGCAGCCTGCCGCGCTCACCTGCCCGCTGTGCGGAAACCGGGAGTTCCAGACCGAGGCCGGCCGGCTGGACAGCAAATGGGGCGTGACCTCGCACAAGATGGTGCTCAAGATCTGCACCCGGTGCCGCTACATCCTGCACTTCTACGACAAGCACTCCATCTTCGACTTCGACTGA
- a CDS encoding ArsR/SmtB family transcription factor, translated as MELYEPDVAAVPVTTILSALGDEARLEIVRELDRDGERCCGTFDLGLAKATRSHHLKVLREAGVTHTRIEGTSRYVSLRRDELERRYPGLLGAVLATARTP; from the coding sequence ATGGAGCTCTACGAGCCGGACGTGGCCGCCGTACCGGTGACCACGATCCTGTCCGCGCTGGGCGACGAAGCCCGGCTGGAGATCGTGCGCGAACTCGACCGCGACGGTGAACGATGCTGCGGCACGTTCGACCTCGGGCTGGCCAAGGCCACCCGGTCGCACCACCTCAAGGTGCTCCGCGAGGCAGGGGTCACGCACACCAGGATCGAAGGGACCAGCCGGTACGTCTCGCTCCGGCGCGACGAACTGGAGCGCCGCTACCCCGGCCTGCTCGGCGCCGTCCTCGCCACCGCCCGCACCCCCTGA
- a CDS encoding MerR family transcriptional regulator, with protein MRIGELSRRTGVSERSLRYYEQQRLLAADRTAGGQRDYPERAVDRVVLIQHLFAAGLHSRKIAQLLPCMRDTDGGPAVTATPRLVADLAAERDRIDRLMTELATSRQILDEVIATASGG; from the coding sequence ATGCGCATCGGCGAGCTGTCCCGGCGCACCGGCGTCAGCGAACGTTCCCTGCGGTACTACGAGCAGCAGCGGTTGCTCGCCGCCGACCGCACCGCCGGTGGCCAGCGCGACTATCCGGAGCGGGCCGTCGATCGGGTGGTGCTCATCCAGCACCTGTTCGCCGCCGGCCTGCACAGCCGGAAGATCGCGCAACTGCTGCCGTGCATGCGGGACACCGACGGCGGCCCGGCGGTCACCGCGACGCCGCGACTGGTCGCCGACCTGGCCGCCGAGCGCGACCGGATCGACCGGCTGATGACCGAGCTGGCCACCTCGCGCCAGATCCTCGACGAGGTGATCGCTACGGCGTCCGGCGGGTAG
- a CDS encoding alpha/beta fold hydrolase — translation MPRLLPHRTRDRVVAAIVVLALAAGLTVFFVVRALPGYRVQNQLITVRTGPHGDQPVRLDTSLYLPDSGTPAPAVLLAHGLGGTKASVAGDAKDLARLGYVVLTWSAQGFGRSGGDIHLDSPDWEVTDARRLVDWLGHRPEVRSDGPDDPRVAAVGGSYGGALTLLLAAADRRVDAIVPQITWHDLATSLFPESTGRPATDGVLKQAWLGYLFGAGLHAGPPRRNDGGPAAPDPNAVGCGRWAPEVCRMYRQVLADGKPDAAAVALLRRSSPASVLDRIHAPTLLVQGLSDTLFPLSEADANARGITHAPVRVVWFSGGHDGGAGSAADHDRVRQLTADWLDRYLRGGSGHASDSFTFSRIVGYDRSAGAVRTTAMSAPHYPGLRRPGAHVALRGPAQPVASPPNGTPAATSTVPGVGIAGVAPATEIPGQTAAFTSAAVSAPVDLTGAARVPIRIGAAHPGGVLFAKLYDVAPDGAQSLVAGQAAPIRVTGRGSVTVTLPGMVHRFATGHRIRLVVDTADRAYAGPREPATYTVAVAGALQLPAVAATPLTDPAGIWYWLLAAAVVLAVLVIAVALLIARARRRGRQRAVVAELADTPLAVRGLRKTYKDGFVAVRGTSFTVEPGQVVGLLGPNGAGKTTTLRMVLGLIRPTAGEALLFGHRAGPGAPVLSRIGALVEGPGFLPHLSGLDNLTLYWKATGRPLDDARVAEVLDIADLGDAIHRRVRAYSHGMRQRLAIAQAMLGLPDLLILDEPTDGLDPPQIAEMRRVLQRYATDGRAVLVSSHLLAEVEQTCTHVVVMRRGELVAAGPVAEIIGDSPSVLVGVTDPDAAEPLLSSVPGVSTVARAEGGLLVELADGTPRHRLVDALVGGGVAVDRVVPRRRLEDAFLALLDRGES, via the coding sequence ATGCCGCGCCTGCTGCCCCACCGGACCCGCGACCGGGTCGTCGCAGCGATCGTCGTCCTCGCGCTGGCCGCCGGCCTGACGGTGTTCTTCGTGGTCCGCGCGCTGCCCGGCTACCGGGTCCAGAACCAGCTGATCACGGTGCGCACCGGGCCGCACGGCGACCAACCGGTCCGCCTGGACACCTCGCTCTACCTGCCCGACTCCGGCACCCCAGCCCCGGCGGTACTGCTCGCGCACGGTCTCGGCGGCACCAAGGCCAGCGTCGCCGGAGACGCGAAGGACCTGGCCCGGCTCGGTTACGTGGTGCTCACCTGGAGCGCGCAGGGGTTCGGCCGTTCCGGCGGCGACATCCACCTGGACAGCCCGGACTGGGAGGTCACCGACGCGCGCCGGCTGGTCGACTGGCTCGGCCACCGGCCCGAGGTCCGCTCCGACGGCCCGGACGATCCGCGGGTCGCGGCCGTCGGCGGGTCGTACGGCGGGGCGCTGACGCTGCTGCTCGCGGCCGCGGACCGGCGGGTCGATGCGATCGTCCCGCAGATCACCTGGCACGACCTGGCGACCTCGCTGTTCCCCGAGTCGACCGGTCGCCCGGCCACCGACGGCGTGCTCAAGCAGGCCTGGCTCGGCTACCTGTTCGGCGCCGGCCTGCACGCCGGCCCGCCGCGCCGGAACGACGGCGGCCCGGCCGCACCCGACCCGAACGCGGTCGGCTGCGGTCGGTGGGCGCCCGAGGTGTGCCGGATGTACCGGCAGGTCCTCGCCGACGGCAAGCCCGACGCGGCGGCCGTCGCGTTGCTGCGCCGGTCCTCGCCGGCCTCGGTACTCGACCGGATCCACGCGCCGACGCTGCTCGTGCAGGGGTTGTCCGACACGCTGTTTCCGCTGTCCGAGGCGGACGCGAACGCGCGCGGTATCACGCACGCGCCGGTCCGGGTGGTGTGGTTCTCCGGCGGCCACGACGGTGGTGCCGGCTCGGCGGCCGACCACGACCGGGTCCGCCAGCTCACCGCGGACTGGCTGGATCGCTACCTGCGCGGCGGCAGCGGGCACGCGTCGGACTCGTTCACCTTCAGCCGGATCGTCGGGTACGACCGGTCCGCCGGCGCGGTGCGCACCACCGCGATGTCCGCGCCGCACTATCCGGGGCTGCGCCGGCCCGGCGCGCACGTCGCCCTGCGCGGCCCGGCGCAGCCGGTGGCGAGCCCGCCGAACGGCACCCCGGCCGCCACCTCCACCGTCCCCGGTGTCGGCATCGCCGGTGTCGCCCCGGCCACCGAGATCCCCGGCCAGACCGCGGCGTTCACCTCGGCCGCGGTGTCGGCGCCGGTCGACCTGACCGGTGCCGCCCGGGTACCGATCCGCATCGGCGCCGCGCATCCCGGTGGCGTGCTGTTCGCCAAGCTGTACGACGTCGCGCCGGACGGTGCGCAGAGCCTCGTCGCCGGCCAGGCCGCCCCGATCCGGGTGACGGGTCGCGGCTCGGTGACCGTGACACTGCCCGGCATGGTGCACCGGTTCGCCACCGGCCACCGGATCCGGTTGGTGGTCGACACCGCCGACCGGGCGTACGCGGGCCCGCGCGAGCCGGCGACCTACACCGTGGCGGTGGCCGGCGCGCTGCAGCTGCCCGCCGTCGCCGCCACCCCGCTCACCGATCCTGCGGGCATCTGGTACTGGCTGCTCGCCGCCGCGGTCGTGCTCGCCGTGCTGGTGATCGCGGTGGCGCTGCTGATCGCCCGGGCCCGCCGGCGCGGCCGGCAGCGGGCGGTGGTCGCGGAACTCGCCGACACCCCGCTCGCGGTGCGCGGGCTGCGCAAGACGTACAAGGACGGGTTCGTCGCGGTCCGCGGGACCAGCTTCACGGTCGAGCCGGGGCAGGTCGTCGGCCTGCTCGGGCCGAACGGTGCCGGCAAGACCACCACGCTGCGGATGGTGCTCGGACTGATCCGGCCGACCGCCGGCGAGGCGCTGCTGTTCGGCCACCGGGCCGGCCCGGGTGCGCCGGTGCTGTCCCGGATCGGCGCTCTCGTCGAAGGTCCCGGCTTCCTACCGCACCTGTCCGGCCTGGACAACCTGACCCTGTACTGGAAGGCGACCGGCCGCCCGCTCGACGACGCCCGGGTGGCCGAGGTGCTGGACATCGCCGACCTCGGCGACGCGATCCACCGCCGGGTCCGCGCGTACAGCCACGGGATGCGGCAGCGGCTGGCCATCGCGCAGGCCATGCTCGGCCTGCCCGACCTGCTGATCCTGGACGAGCCGACCGACGGACTGGACCCGCCGCAGATCGCCGAGATGCGCCGGGTGCTGCAGCGCTACGCCACCGACGGCCGCGCGGTGCTGGTCTCCAGCCACCTGCTCGCCGAGGTCGAGCAGACCTGCACCCACGTGGTCGTGATGCGCCGCGGCGAGTTGGTGGCGGCCGGCCCGGTTGCCGAGATCATCGGCGACTCGCCCAGCGTGCTGGTCGGCGTCACCGACCCGGACGCGGCCGAGCCGCTGCTCAGCTCGGTACCGGGGGTGTCGACGGTGGCGCGCGCCGAGGGCGGCCTGCTGGTCGAGCTGGCCGACGGTACGCCCCGGCACCGGCTGGTCGACGCGCTGGTCGGCGGCGGCGTGGCGGTCGACCGGGTGGTACCGCGGCGCCGGCTGGAGGATGCCTTCCTGGCCCTGCTCGATCGGGGTGAGTCATGA
- a CDS encoding ABC transporter permease: MTASTVDGRAAGYRPARTLSVGTEIRRQLTRRRTQLVFAFLVALPVILFLAFRFGTDGNGGSAQNQSDAFVTVAKSGAANFTVFTLFVSASFLLVVIVALFCGDTVASEASAGSLRYLLAAPVPRRRLLGVKYAVGLLSSAAALVVLTGVTLAVGAAAFGWHPLVTMTGDTIAPGPALGRIAGVVGYLAIVLLVPAALAFLLSVCTDNALGAVGGAVLLVIVSSILDQVTALGGLRALLPTHYQDAYTGLLADPVRWDLMARGAFSALIYAGGFTALAWWRFLRKDVTS; the protein is encoded by the coding sequence ATGACCGCGTCCACCGTGGACGGCCGGGCGGCCGGGTACCGGCCGGCCCGCACGCTGTCGGTCGGGACCGAGATCCGTCGGCAGCTGACCCGTCGGCGCACCCAGCTGGTGTTCGCCTTCCTGGTCGCGCTGCCGGTGATCCTGTTCCTCGCGTTCCGGTTCGGCACCGACGGCAATGGCGGTTCGGCGCAGAACCAGAGCGACGCGTTCGTCACCGTGGCGAAGTCCGGGGCGGCGAACTTCACCGTCTTCACCCTGTTCGTCTCGGCGTCGTTTCTGCTCGTCGTGATCGTCGCGCTGTTCTGCGGGGACACCGTGGCGAGCGAGGCGAGTGCCGGTTCGCTGCGCTACCTGCTCGCCGCGCCGGTGCCGCGGCGCCGGCTGCTCGGCGTCAAGTACGCGGTGGGACTGCTGTCCTCGGCGGCGGCGCTGGTGGTGCTGACCGGCGTCACCCTGGCCGTGGGCGCGGCGGCGTTCGGCTGGCATCCGCTGGTGACGATGACCGGCGACACCATCGCGCCCGGCCCGGCGCTGGGCCGGATCGCCGGGGTGGTCGGCTATCTGGCGATCGTGCTGCTGGTGCCGGCGGCGCTGGCGTTCCTGCTGTCGGTCTGCACCGACAACGCGCTGGGCGCGGTCGGCGGCGCGGTGCTGCTGGTCATCGTGTCCAGCATCCTGGACCAGGTGACGGCGCTGGGCGGGCTGCGCGCGCTGCTGCCGACGCACTACCAGGATGCCTACACCGGGTTGCTGGCAGACCCGGTGCGTTGGGACCTGATGGCCCGCGGCGCCTTCTCCGCACTGATCTACGCGGGTGGTTTCACCGCCCTCGCCTGGTGGCGGTTCCTGCGCAAGGACGTCACGTCCTGA